A stretch of DNA from Prochlorococcus marinus str. SB:
AGTATGGGAGTAAATCTTGAGTACTAGAGTATCTTCCTTTTTCATCAATTGCCGCAATTCTATCACCATCACCATCAAATATAATTCCTAAAGTTTTCACTTCATTTGTTGAATTTTTCACTAGTGTTTGTTTTAGATCATCTGCATAATTCAAAAGAGGTTCAGGAGGTTTTCCTCCAAAAAAAGGATCAGCATCTTTCCTGATTTCTGAAATAACTTCTAAATCATTAGAAGCAAAAATCTCAGCCATACAATTTGCAGCTGAACCATGCATAGAATCTACAAAAATTCTCAATTTCATTTTTTTTAATCTCTTGGAAATATAATCAATATCAAAAAGGGATTTAATTCTATCTAAGTGAAATTTCTTAATATCTACTAATTGATTAATACCATCTATTTTTTCAATTGAATTTCCAAGCATTAATCTTTTTTCAACTTCACTTGTAAAAGATTCGTCAACAGAACATCCATTAAAGCTCTTTATTTTCAGACCTAGCCAATTATATGGATTATGACTTGCTGTAATTACTAACGCTCCAAGACAACCGACTTCTTTGGCAAAGAAACTACAAGAGGGTGTTGTAACAAAGCTATCAGATAAGATCGGTTCGAAACCACATCCTCTGACAAAAGGCACTATTTGCTTGGCGAATTCACAAGCCATAAATCTACGATCATATCCAATAATAATTTTCTTTGAATTAACTTCTTTATAGTATTGATAATTCAACTCCTGACATGCAGCGACGACAACTCTTGAAAGATTTGACAGGTTAAAGTCAAAACCAATAATTCCTCTCCAACCATCAGTTCCAAATTTTATCTTATCTAATTGATCAGCTCTCAAATTTCCTTGATTTCTTTTAATTATCTATACTAATTTATATGAGTAAATTTTAAAACCTCCCTTAAAAAATAATTTGAATTCTCTTCATTTAAAAAGTTTTACAAGATGCAAAAGAAAGGCATGGCTAGATTTTAAGGGTAAAAAATCTTATGAAGTTTGGTCTCCCCATAAAGCTATAGATAAAATTAATCAGTTCCAAATTTTCTTTGAATTTTGTAATGGTGAAATATATACAGGATTAAAAGCCTGTGAAAATGGTTATCAAGGGGTAATTGGATTAAAAATCAAAGGGAATCTTTTCCAAAATATTAACGCAGAGATACTTCCACAATTTCTTTTAAAGACTAAAGGTAAGAGTAAATGGGGACAATATAAATATTTACCTGCTGTTTATAAGTTAGGCCACAAAACAACTAAAGAACATTTATTTGACTTAGCTTTTTGTTCTATGCTTTTGGAATCTTTTCAAGAATCTAAAATTGAGAAAGGATTAGTAATTTCAACTTTTTATAAAAAAGTTAAAGTTGAAGAAATTTATTTAAATAAAAAATTAAGAAAAAAAGTTTTAGATGTTTTATTAAATTTGAATGAATGCTTGGAGGGATCCATACCAGAAATAACTCAAGATAGAAAAAAATGTACTATTTGTTCCTGGCAAAAATTTTGTGACAAAGAAGCAAAAGAAAAAGGATATCTAACAGATATAGATGGAATAGGGTCCAAAACGGCCTCGTTACTCAAAGCAAACGGAATAACTAATACCCAAATATTAGCTTCGTATAGCGAAAAACAACTTGGAGAGAAATTATCTAAATTTAAAGATCAGAAGTATGAAAAAGCATCCATATTTGTAAAGCAAGCACAAGCATATATTTCAGGAGAACCATATTTCATTTCTAATAAAAATAATACGGAAGATCTATTAGAGAAAATATGTTCGGGATTTTATATATTTGATATTGAGTCAAATCCAGATGAAAAGCATGATTTTTTATATGGATTTTTAAAAGTAGATAATTTGTCTATTAAAAAAGAAAATCTTATTTATGAACCAATCTTAAATCTTAAAAATAATAAAGGAGAATCTTACGGGCAAATTATTGAAATACTTTTTTCACGCAAGGAATGGCCAGTTTTGCATTACGGAGAAACTGAAAAAATATCAATAATTAATATTGCTAAAGAACTAAATTTTAGTTTTGAAGAAATTGATTCACTTTCCTCGAGATTTATTGATTTACATACCTTAATAAGAAAGTCTTGTATATTACCACTAAAAAACTATGGCTTAAAAACTGTTTCTAATTGGCTTGGATTTGAATGGGCGCAGAAAAATGTAAGTGGCTCGAAAGCACTTTATTGGTGGATTCAATATCAAATTACAGAAAACCAAATATTTTTAAAGAAAATTATCCAATATAACAAAGATGATTGTTTTGCTACTCTACAAATTGCAGAATATTTAATCAAAAATCGATTAAAGAAAAATTGATCCTACAGATTTATTTATAATAATTTTTCCAAAAATTTCTGAAAAAAAATAACTTTCTTCCTCTAAATATTTTCTTTTTATCATAGCTAAACCTTTTATTGCACAATCTGATTTAAAAAAACTAGTGATTTTGCCTACAGAAATATCCTTGGCAGAATTTAAATATAAATTTTTATCTTCTAAATCTAAATTCAAATTAGATCCAATTGATTTCCAAATTCTTATTTCCTGTTTTAAAGAAGAAACATTTTTTATTTTTGACATTGTTTCTTGTCCTAAATAACAACCTTTATTAAAATCTATAAGATCTTGGAATCCAAGCTCAAGAGGATTATTTTTTCCGTTTATTTCCATTTCTAATGAGGGTATTGCCTGATTAATCTTCCAAAGTTTTAAATCATTGGGATTTAGTAAATTTAGTTTATTTTTATATATTTCAAATTCTTCATCTTCTGTTTTGAAGAAAATTGGCTGATAAGTTCTCCATGAATTAGATTCATCAATTTCCTGAATTCTATTTATCCAGAAAGGTTTACTAAGAAGTACATCGTCCGCTGGGAAAATAATTTGATTAAAGTAATCAATTATTTCATTAGTATTACCCGCCAAGATGATTACTTCTAAGCTTCTTTCTAAAAAAATAATTTCAATTAATGACCTTAGAACTCCATTTGGAGTTAACCAACAAGTTTTGATAATTTTATTTTCTGAATTAAGAATATTACCAGTGGTAATTCCATTCAAAAATTTTCTGGCATCTTTTCCGGAAACAGAAAAACAGTCAAATTTTTCAAGCCAAAACTTTTTTTTTTCTTGCATTTTTTAAATAATTATAAAAAGTCTTTTATTGTAAAAAGACTCTTTAATTTAACATTTTCATCTTCAAGGGCTTCTAATCCCCCTTCTTGCCTATCAACAATAGACAAAACCTCCTCAACAACATAATTATTTTCGCGCAACTTTTTTATAGCTTTTATAACTGAACCAGCAGTTGTAACGACATCCTCTAAGACAGTTACCAAAGTTCCTTCTTCTAATGTAGGGCCCTCTATTCCAGCTTTGGTACCGTATTTTTTGATTTCTTTCCGAATTATTAAACCATCAAGGTCTTGGCCATGCAAAGCTGCTTTAACAATTAATCCACTTACTATAGGGTCTGCGCCTAATGTCAATCCTGCTACAGCTTTTGACCTTGAGTCCTTTAACTCTAAAAATAAATCACTTATTAAGTTTAAGCCTGCGCCATTTAATGAAACTGGTTTACAATTCAAGTAATGACTGCTTTTTTTTCCTGAAGATAAAGTGAAGTTTCCTTTCTTGTAAGATTTTTCAATTAACTGTTTTAACAATTTTGCTTTATTTAAATCATACTTAGCCGAAAATTTGCCCATTAGTAAAAGTTAAATTTATATTTAAAGATTAGAAGAAAAAAAAGAAATCTCACAAAAACTTCCTAATGAGGTGTTTTTTGAAATATTATTTTTATATTGTATATTGAAATTCAATGTAATTAAAATTACATAAATTCCCTTGGGGGTGTAGCAATCTGGTGAATGCACCAAACTCATAATTTGGCTAAGGCGAGTTCGATCCTCGCCACCCCCATTATTCATTTGTCATTGAATGAAAATAACTCTACTTTTATTTCTTTTATTCTTACCAGCTTTTTTCGCAGCGAGTGAACTCTCTTTTTTATTAATAAGGCCAAGTAAGGTTTTAAGGTTAATAGAAGAAAAAAAGAAAGGAGCATTTTCAATTTTAAAAATTCAAAAACGCTTTAGATCTTCACTAATTGCTTCTCAATTTGGAGTAACAATTTCATTAATTGCAATTGGATGGCTCAGCAATAACCTGGCTAATGATTATTGGAAAAGCAATATTTTATCAAATAGATTTTATGATCTTCTATTATTTTTATTTGTTGTTTTAGTTGTTACTCTTGTTTCTGGACTAATCCCAAAAGCTTTAGTAATTAACAATCCAGAATCTGCTGCACTAAGGTTAACCACAATATTTGACGCCGTAAGAAAAGCCATGAATCCTATAGTGAAAACAATAGAATTCTTTGCTAGTGCCTGTTTAGGCTTGTTCAATTTAAATAACAAATGGGATTCTTTAAACTCGGGTTTATCTGCTGGAGAATTAGAAACTCTTATAGAAACAGATAACGTAACAGGTTTAAAACCTGATGAGAAGAATATTCTTGAAGGAGTTTTTGCTTTAAAAGATACACAGGTTAAAGAAGTGATGATTCCAAGATCTGAAATGGTAACTTTGCCAAAAAATATAACCTTTTCAGAACTTATGAAACAAGTCGATAAAACTCGCCATGCTCGCTTCTTTGTGATTGATGAGTCTTTAGATGATGTATTAGGTGTTATAGATTTGCGTTATCTAGCTAAGCCAATATCAAAAGGTGAAATGGAAGCCGATACATTACTAGAGCCATTCCTTTTACCAGTAACAAAAATAATAGAAACATGTTCACTAGCAGAAATATTTCCAATAGTAAGAGACTACAATCCGTTCTTACTAGTAGTTGATGAACACGGTGGGACAGAGGGACTTATAACTGCAGCTGATCTAAATGGCGAAATAGTTGGAGAGGAAATGCTCAATAATAGAATTTATTCAGATATGAGAATGTTAGATAATTTCTCTAAAAAATGGTCAATAGCTGGAAAATCAGAAATCATAGATATCAATAAAAAGTTAGGATGTTCTATTCCAGAAGGTGCAGACTATCATACCCTTGCTGGATTTCTGCTAGAAAAATTTCAAATGGTTCCAAAGATTGGCGATGTTTTAGATTTTAGTAACATTAAATTTGAAGTTATTTCTATGTCAGGACCAAAAATTGATCGTGTTAAAATTATTCTTCCCAAAAGCTAAATGTGGCTTCCTATAGAGGATAATGATAATTAATATATGGATTTGAAATTATGCAGCCAACCTCATCACCAGTAAAGGTTGGAGTCATAGGTATAGGGAATATGGGTTGGCATCATGCCCGAGTACTAAGTTTGCTCAAAGATGCAAATCTCATTGGCGTTGCAGATCCAAATGAAGAGAGAGGCAAATTAGCTATTGACCAATTTCAATGTGAATGGTTCAAAGACTATAAAGACTTAATTCCAAAAGTTGATGCTATCTGTATCGCTGTCCCAACACTACTTCATCAAAAAGTAGGACTAGATTGTCTTAATGGAGGTACTAACGTTCTCATTGAAAAACCAATTGCAGCTAATGAGTTAGAAGCAAAATCTTTAATAGAGGCTGCTAATGCAAGTAACTGTCTATTACAAGTTGGGCATATTGAAAGATTTAATCCTGCTTTTAGAGAATTAAATAAAATAGTTCATAATGAAGAAATTGTTGTTTTAGAAGCAAGAAGACATAGTCCTCATGCGGATAGAGCAAATGATGTATCTGTAGTAATGGATTTAATGATCCATGACATTGATCTAATTTTAGAACTCGTCAACTCCAAAATACAAAAATTAGCGGCAGTTGGAGGCAGAAATAGTGAAGGATTAATAGATTATGTCAATGCTACTTTGGTTTTTAAAAATAAAGTTATTGCAAGTTTGACTGCCAGTAAAATGAGTCACAAAAAAATTAGGAGTTTAAGTGCTCACTGCCAAAATGGACTAGTAGAAACTGATTTTTTAAATCACTCTCTTCAAATCCATAGAAAGTCTCATGAATCATACACTGCAGAACATGGAGAATTAGTTTATAGAAATGACGGATATGTTGAAGAAGTTAGCACAACCTCCATTGAGCCTCTTTATGCGGAATTGGAGCATTTTCTTAAGTGCGTTCAGGGCAAAGAAATACCTGAGGTGGATGGTGAGCAAGCCTCAAGAGCATTAAAAATTGCTGATTTTATAGAGAATGCAGTAGAAAATTCAGGAGATGCGATTTTACTTGAAAATCCAGTCTAATACTAACAATCTAAACTAAAAGAATTTTATTTAAATCCAACAGCAGCTTGCCAAACAAACACTAATAAAAAGAAAAATAAAGGAATCAGTGGAAGAACATCAACGGTTGGAGCAAAGGCCTTATAAGCCTCAGGCAATTCAGCGAATGTATTAAATAGAATGAGCACCTTTTTAATAATTTAATTAATTATGATAAGACGTTACCACGTATGGTGAGCAATAGAGGATGTTTTCCAAGGAGCGAAATCATTTGTAAAACAATTATCTCTAATTGCAGTAGAAATTGCATTGGTAAATCTTATTAAGTGAGCAATATTATGCAAACTTGTTAGAGTCAGGCCTAATATTTCGTCATTTCTAATTAGATGATGCAAATATGCTCGAGAATAGGATTTACAGGTTTCGCATTTACAAGTTTTGTCAATCGGAGAAAAGTCATTTTTAAATCGAGCATTTCGCAAATTCAATCTTTCATCATTAAAAAATGCAGTCCCATGTCTCCCTAGTCTTGTAGGCAAAACACAGTCAAATATATCGAATCCATTAGCAACAGCTAGAGAAATTTCTTTTAAGGAGCCAATTCCCATTAAGTATCTTGGTTTATTTATTGGTAAGAATTTCGGGACGTAATTAATTACACTATGTATTTCTTCGACTGCCTCGCCAACACTTACACCTCCCACTGCTATTCCAGGAAGATCAAAAGAACTTGTATATTTTGCACTGTATTCTCTCAATCTAGGATACTTTCCACCTTGAACTATACCGAATAATGCTTGATTGGATTTCTGATGAGTCTCAACACATTTTTGCAACCATGAATGAGTTCTTTGTAAAGAGTCCTCAATATCATTTTCGTTAGCTGTATGCGGAGGACAATGATCAAAAGCCATCGCAACATCCGATCCAAGATCCATTTGAATCTGTATTACTTTTTCAGGTGATAAAAAAACATGACTACCATCTCTTGGATTTTTAAATTCCACGCCTTTATCAGAAATATTATTTAATTTGGCCAAACTAAAAACTTGATATCCTCCTGAATCAGTAAGAATAGGCTTCGGCCAATTCATGAACTTATGTATTCCGCCAGATTCTTTAACTAGTTTTTCTCCAGGTTGTAAATGAAGATGAAAGGTATTTGAAAGAATCATTTCTGATCCTGTAGAGGTTAACTGCTTAGATGAAATTCCTTTAACCGTTGCCAAAGTACCCACAGGCATAAATTTTGGTGTGTTTACCTGACCATTTGGTGTATGAAATATACCAGTTCTTGCCGCTGTATTACTGCAATTCGATGTAATTTCAAATTCAAACACGATAATTTATAAAATTTTTTGATCCTTTTTCATTAATTTACCCTATTATTTAATATTGAATCTATTTTTATCTCATCAAAAAATATTTAATAAAAAATTTGGCAGGATCTTGGATTTTCTATACAACATTTCCAAAGATACCTTTAATTAATCCCGAATTTAAAAATATTGCACAATTTGCCCCGCCTTTAGGTTTTTTGATTGGAACAATACAGAGTTATATTTTTCTTTTTTTAACAACAAACTCTTGGTCAATTTATGCATCTGCATTAATTTGTTTGGCTTCAGGATATTTAATTACTGGTGGTCTACATATTGATGGTTTAATGGATACTTTCGATGGTATTTTTGCGGGTAAAAAGAAACGTTTAAAAGCCATGAAAGACAGTAAAGTTGGTTCCTTTGGCGTTCAAGCTTTAGTTTTTATAACTTTAATTCAAATTGCTTGCATACTGAAAATTCAAAACCTAGTAATTTTTGTTTTACCTATATGCTTATTTTGGGGAAGATTTTCAAATTTATTTTTTATAGAAAAGTTTAAATATATGAGTTATAAGAAAAAATCTGTTAGTCACAAAAAGTTTTGGAATGGATTTAAAAAAGAATCTTTGATCTCCATTATTTTTCTTTTGATTTTCATTGCATACCAATTTGTTTCAATTACATCCCAAGCAATATTAATTAAATTTTTAATTCTTATTTTGATTGGTATTTTTCTAAGTTATTGTATCCCAAACATACTGGGTAATAAAATTGGAGGCTTTAACGGAGATGCCTGCGGTGCAAGTGTTGTTTTAGTTGAAACTGCAATGTTATTTATGCATGCAATTCTTTTATAGGTAGTTCTAAATAAAAAATATTTTTCTTCTTAAGACTTTTTGATTTCTCAGTATTAACTACCGAGTTATTTTCCAGCAATCTCAAATCTCCTCCAATTTGTTTTGCTAATTTCCTCGCTAAGAAAAGTCCCACGCCAGTGCCGTCCTTCTTTTTCGCAGCAGATCCTCTAAAACCTTTTTCAAAAATTTTCTCGTTTTCATTTTTGGTTATTTTTTTACCATCATCAAATATACAAAGTCCATTACTCGTAATTGCGAGCCCAATTTCAGCATCTTTTTGGGCATATTTAAACGCATTTTCTAATAGATTTGCCACAATTTCAGCAATTACAGCATATTTTG
This window harbors:
- a CDS encoding Gfo/Idh/MocA family protein, with amino-acid sequence MQPTSSPVKVGVIGIGNMGWHHARVLSLLKDANLIGVADPNEERGKLAIDQFQCEWFKDYKDLIPKVDAICIAVPTLLHQKVGLDCLNGGTNVLIEKPIAANELEAKSLIEAANASNCLLQVGHIERFNPAFRELNKIVHNEEIVVLEARRHSPHADRANDVSVVMDLMIHDIDLILELVNSKIQKLAAVGGRNSEGLIDYVNATLVFKNKVIASLTASKMSHKKIRSLSAHCQNGLVETDFLNHSLQIHRKSHESYTAEHGELVYRNDGYVEEVSTTSIEPLYAELEHFLKCVQGKEIPEVDGEQASRALKIADFIENAVENSGDAILLENPV
- a CDS encoding hemolysin family protein — protein: MKITLLLFLLFLPAFFAASELSFLLIRPSKVLRLIEEKKKGAFSILKIQKRFRSSLIASQFGVTISLIAIGWLSNNLANDYWKSNILSNRFYDLLLFLFVVLVVTLVSGLIPKALVINNPESAALRLTTIFDAVRKAMNPIVKTIEFFASACLGLFNLNNKWDSLNSGLSAGELETLIETDNVTGLKPDEKNILEGVFALKDTQVKEVMIPRSEMVTLPKNITFSELMKQVDKTRHARFFVIDESLDDVLGVIDLRYLAKPISKGEMEADTLLEPFLLPVTKIIETCSLAEIFPIVRDYNPFLLVVDEHGGTEGLITAADLNGEIVGEEMLNNRIYSDMRMLDNFSKKWSIAGKSEIIDINKKLGCSIPEGADYHTLAGFLLEKFQMVPKIGDVLDFSNIKFEVISMSGPKIDRVKIILPKS
- a CDS encoding TM0106 family RecB-like putative nuclease gives rise to the protein MNSLHLKSFTRCKRKAWLDFKGKKSYEVWSPHKAIDKINQFQIFFEFCNGEIYTGLKACENGYQGVIGLKIKGNLFQNINAEILPQFLLKTKGKSKWGQYKYLPAVYKLGHKTTKEHLFDLAFCSMLLESFQESKIEKGLVISTFYKKVKVEEIYLNKKLRKKVLDVLLNLNECLEGSIPEITQDRKKCTICSWQKFCDKEAKEKGYLTDIDGIGSKTASLLKANGITNTQILASYSEKQLGEKLSKFKDQKYEKASIFVKQAQAYISGEPYFISNKNNTEDLLEKICSGFYIFDIESNPDEKHDFLYGFLKVDNLSIKKENLIYEPILNLKNNKGESYGQIIEILFSRKEWPVLHYGETEKISIINIAKELNFSFEEIDSLSSRFIDLHTLIRKSCILPLKNYGLKTVSNWLGFEWAQKNVSGSKALYWWIQYQITENQIFLKKIIQYNKDDCFATLQIAEYLIKNRLKKN
- a CDS encoding adenosylcobinamide-GDP ribazoletransferase; this translates as MAGSWIFYTTFPKIPLINPEFKNIAQFAPPLGFLIGTIQSYIFLFLTTNSWSIYASALICLASGYLITGGLHIDGLMDTFDGIFAGKKKRLKAMKDSKVGSFGVQALVFITLIQIACILKIQNLVIFVLPICLFWGRFSNLFFIEKFKYMSYKKKSVSHKKFWNGFKKESLISIIFLLIFIAYQFVSITSQAILIKFLILILIGIFLSYCIPNILGNKIGGFNGDACGASVVLVETAMLFMHAILL
- a CDS encoding photosystem II reaction center protein K, with translation MLILFNTFAELPEAYKAFAPTVDVLPLIPLFFFLLVFVWQAAVGFK
- a CDS encoding phosphoglucomutase/phosphomannomutase family protein, whose translation is MRADQLDKIKFGTDGWRGIIGFDFNLSNLSRVVVAACQELNYQYYKEVNSKKIIIGYDRRFMACEFAKQIVPFVRGCGFEPILSDSFVTTPSCSFFAKEVGCLGALVITASHNPYNWLGLKIKSFNGCSVDESFTSEVEKRLMLGNSIEKIDGINQLVDIKKFHLDRIKSLFDIDYISKRLKKMKLRIFVDSMHGSAANCMAEIFASNDLEVISEIRKDADPFFGGKPPEPLLNYADDLKQTLVKNSTNEVKTLGIIFDGDGDRIAAIDEKGRYSSTQDLLPYFISYLGEIKNNSYPVLKTVSGSDIIKNISESQNRDVFELPVGFKYIAEKMIKEKIFIGGEESGGVGFGDFMPERDALYAAMVLLNGIAEKSQYLCETLDEIQEDFGPSFYKRIDIKFPNQSEKNNVKEFILDNIPENVNNHKLKSISKIDGIKLRIDNNFWLLFRFSGTEPLLRLYCEAPKESYLIEVLEWGQEFINLAGK
- the tgt gene encoding tRNA guanosine(34) transglycosylase Tgt, which gives rise to MFEFEITSNCSNTAARTGIFHTPNGQVNTPKFMPVGTLATVKGISSKQLTSTGSEMILSNTFHLHLQPGEKLVKESGGIHKFMNWPKPILTDSGGYQVFSLAKLNNISDKGVEFKNPRDGSHVFLSPEKVIQIQMDLGSDVAMAFDHCPPHTANENDIEDSLQRTHSWLQKCVETHQKSNQALFGIVQGGKYPRLREYSAKYTSSFDLPGIAVGGVSVGEAVEEIHSVINYVPKFLPINKPRYLMGIGSLKEISLAVANGFDIFDCVLPTRLGRHGTAFFNDERLNLRNARFKNDFSPIDKTCKCETCKSYSRAYLHHLIRNDEILGLTLTSLHNIAHLIRFTNAISTAIRDNCFTNDFAPWKTSSIAHHTW
- a CDS encoding folate-binding protein YgfZ; protein product: MQEKKKFWLEKFDCFSVSGKDARKFLNGITTGNILNSENKIIKTCWLTPNGVLRSLIEIIFLERSLEVIILAGNTNEIIDYFNQIIFPADDVLLSKPFWINRIQEIDESNSWRTYQPIFFKTEDEEFEIYKNKLNLLNPNDLKLWKINQAIPSLEMEINGKNNPLELGFQDLIDFNKGCYLGQETMSKIKNVSSLKQEIRIWKSIGSNLNLDLEDKNLYLNSAKDISVGKITSFFKSDCAIKGLAMIKRKYLEEESYFFSEIFGKIIINKSVGSIFL
- the pyrE gene encoding orotate phosphoribosyltransferase; the protein is MGKFSAKYDLNKAKLLKQLIEKSYKKGNFTLSSGKKSSHYLNCKPVSLNGAGLNLISDLFLELKDSRSKAVAGLTLGADPIVSGLIVKAALHGQDLDGLIIRKEIKKYGTKAGIEGPTLEEGTLVTVLEDVVTTAGSVIKAIKKLRENNYVVEEVLSIVDRQEGGLEALEDENVKLKSLFTIKDFL